From the Candidatus Saccharibacteria bacterium genome, the window GCCATGAGGCGATATACCGGTACCTCTACGCACCTGAGCAAGTCGAGCTGAAGCTTTGGGAGTATCTCCCGAGAAAGCAGAAGAAGCGGCGTAGACGCCCAGGCAGACGTGTCCATAAGAGCCACATACCAGATAGAGTGAGCATCCATAAGCGGCCAAAGGCAGTAGCCAAGCGTAAACAGTTCGGTCACTACGAGGGCGACAGCGTGGAGGGCAAACAATCGGTCGGCGATGGCATCCACACGGAAGTCGAACGAGTCTCCGGCAAGTTGTTCGCCCGTAAGGTCGCGCGAATTACGAGCGCCGATACCGTGGCGGCTCAGCTCGCCATATTCAAGGCCCTACCGGCACGAGCGAGGCGGACGACCACCTTGGATAATGGCCGCGAGAACCATCAACATGCGGTACTCAAAGCGCAGCTGCATATACAGGCCTATTTTGCCGACCCATACAGCTCCTGGCAACGCGGCTGCAATGAGAATGCGAATGGCTTACTCAGACGCTACCTGCCAAAGCGAACTGACTTCACCGCGCTAAGCCAGGCAGACTTGAATGACATCGTAGAAGAAATTAATAACCGACCACGGAAACGATTGGACTACAAAACACCGAATGAGGTATTCTCAAGTGAGATTAAAAAGCTACGGGGTGTTCGGATTCGAATGAGAATGTAGGGATGAAGCGAATTACCTCGGCGTTTGGTATACCATCTACGTCTTGAAACGTTTGCTCACCCTGTATGGCTGCTTGCAGGGCAAGCCCAAATGTACCATGACTGGCTATGAGAATATTTTCGTACGGAAGCGAGCTCACAAACGTCAGTGTTTCATGGGCGCGTGCGAGTACAGCAGCGAGCGTTTCCACG encodes:
- a CDS encoding IS30 family transposase translates to MGAKKLTPEDRDEIARLHSRGCGVREIARQVRRSPSTVSHELEAGSWHDSNVHAVTYVAIHAQSLRNKRAKRSGKQPKLTLPKYAGLRAYVEQHIRDGWSPEQIAGRLPIDYPHTPAMRLGHEAIYRYLYAPEQVELKLWEYLPRKQKKRRRRPGRRVHKSHIPDRVSIHKRPKAVAKRKQFGHYEGDSVEGKQSVGDGIHTEVERVSGKLFARKVARITSADTVAAQLAIFKALPARARRTTTLDNGRENHQHAVLKAQLHIQAYFADPYSSWQRGCNENANGLLRRYLPKRTDFTALSQADLNDIVEEINNRPRKRLDYKTPNEVFSSEIKKLRGVRIRMRM